Part of the Sulfurihydrogenibium sp. genome, AACTCTTCCTCTATACTCTACAGGTTCATTACCAGAAACGTCTATAATTCTTGTAGAAGCTGTAATTACAACGTTAGCTCCTAAAACAGCCTCTTCTTCTATTATTACACCTTCTACGATAATACATCTGGAACCTATGAAGCAGTTATCTTCTATTATCACAGGTCTTGCTGAAGGTGGTTCTAAGACTCCACCTATACCTACCCCACCTGAAATGTGAACATTTCTTCCAACCTGTGCACAAGAACCAACCGTTGCCCATGTATCAACCATTGTTCCGCTTCCAACGTAAGCACCAATATTTACATAAGATGGCATAAGAATTGCTCCCGGCTCTATATAACTTCCGTATCTTGCTGTTGCCGGCGGAACAACTCTAACGCCTCTTATTTTATAGTTTTTCTTTAAAGGAATTTTATCGTAATATTCAAAAGGTCCAACTTCCATAACCTGCATCTCTTGAATAGGAAAGTATAATAAAATGGCTTGCTTTATCCATTCATTGACTATCCATTCGCCATTTATCTTCTCTGCTACTCTTATTTTTCCATTGTCTAATAAGTCAATGGTTTCTCTTACTGCTTCTTTGTATTTATTTTCTTTTAAAAGCTCTCTGTTTTCCCATGCTTCTAAAATAAGTTTTTTAAGCTCTTCCATTTAAACCTGGTCAACCAAACTATGCAAATCTTGCACAGCTTGGGTTGGGGTATTTGTATTCCGCCATTTCAGACACTTCCGACCCCAACAGGCGGTATTTTGGAAGTGTCCTATTAGCCGCTGCTATCCAATCCCTTAAAATTATAACACGTTTCAAGCAGAAGGCTAAGGCTATGGAAAGAACTTGCCAGCTTTTATGTCTACCTGCAGGCAGACCCCTCACCTGCTCCTTCCGTTGGTTGACAGTTTGTTGGGTAGCTG contains:
- a CDS encoding 2,3,4,5-tetrahydropyridine-2,6-dicarboxylate N-succinyltransferase, whose product is MEELKKLILEAWENRELLKENKYKEAVRETIDLLDNGKIRVAEKINGEWIVNEWIKQAILLYFPIQEMQVMEVGPFEYYDKIPLKKNYKIRGVRVVPPATARYGSYIEPGAILMPSYVNIGAYVGSGTMVDTWATVGSCAQVGRNVHISGGVGIGGVLEPPSARPVIIEDNCFIGSRCIIVEGVIIEEEAVLGANVVITASTRIIDVSGNEPVEYRGRVPARSVVVPGTITKKFPAGEYGVQCALIIGKRKESTDKKTSLNDVLREFNVSV